TATATACGGATGCGCTAAGAGTTCTTCTAATAGCGCTTCATTGACTCTTCCTTGTTTGGCATAGTTACCATCTTTATCATATTCTACATGAAAAAAATGTAAACACAATTCATTCATGATAACATTCCCTGGGCCAGTGTCAAATGCAATTAGCTCCTCTTGCTTTGCCGCTTTAGGAATCACAGTTAAATTACCAATACCGCCAATATTTTGCAAGATTCGGGTGCTTTTTTCACTTCTATAAAGAACGTATTCAGAGTAAGGAACAATAGGTGCGCCCTGACCACCAACAGCCATATCACGTTCTCTAAAGTTGGAAACAACTGTAGTTTTTGTTCGTTCACAAATAACAGCCGGATCACCAATTTGAAGTGTTGAAGGAAACAAGTGGTCACGTTTTACTGGTATATGAAACAGGGTTTGTCCATGACTGCCAATAAACGCTAGTTGCTCAATAGAAATAGCCGCCTTCTCACAAACCGCTAAAACTGCCTGAGCAAATTGTTCTCCTAATTCAACGTTTAGAGAACAGATAGCTTCTACAGTTGATTCTTCAAGCGAAAGTGATTGTCGAATCCGTTTTAGTGTTTCTTTATCAAACGGCAACGTCAAAAATTCTATCAAAGTGACGGACGTTTGTTCATTTTTACCAGAAATGTCCACCAAAGCAGCATCAATTCCATCTAAAGATGTTCCTGACATCAAACCTACCGCGTAAACCATCTTTCATCCCTCCCTTTCCAATGACTATTTGAACACTCGACGTTTAAATGTTTCACACCATCACTTCATTAAATGCAAATTTTTGCCATGGACGTAAATAAGGTAATAACACTCTATCTGCCTCAGTGATATGTCCAACAACGTTTGATTTACCAGAATTTTCCATCGGTAATAGCGCAATCTGCAACTCACCTGCATAGTGAGCATATAAAGAAGTTTCTACAATAATATCTCCTGTTTCCATATCTATTGTATTAAAGGGTGTAAAGTTATGTCCTTTGTATTTTACTCGACTTTGGGTAGAACGAACCACATAATCAGAAATATCTCCTCGATTAAAATGGAACTCTTCCAAGACAATTTTACGCTCTAGCTCTGGTGTTTTCTCTTCAATCACACAATCAAAAGTCAATTTATATGGATCAATGGCACTTAGGGCTTTTAATTCTTCTTCGGATGCAAAAGCATTGGCAATAATCACATCATCAATCAAGTTAGTTGCCCATAAATGTTTTGCTTGCGTTGTAATCGGCCATTGACGATGCATTTCTAAGGTGCATAAGCCTTCTTCTACTGGCCATGGTCCAATCGTAGCCGACGGTGAATTGACAAAAGCTGCGGTATGAATGCCTTTTTCTTTATAGATTTGAGTGGTCTCGAAAAAATGCTCATAACTTAAACCTGTATAACGATGAGGATAAAAATTATGACACCCTAACAACTTATCGCCATTGGCTTGGTAGCTTAAAATATTTTCTAAATAGCATGTCCCAGAACTGATATTTAATTCAATCATCAACTCTTGAGGATTAAAAGTCATTATAGATTCTTCATTCCCAGTAAATCCCATATCTAAACGAATTCCATCCGCTCCGATTTCTTTAAAAAAAGACAAATCATTATAACTGATTTCTAAAGCACCAAATACTTTAGGACTCACATCAGCAATGACTTCCATCCCTAGAGATTTAGCGTAGTGAATCGTTTCTTTAAATTCACTGACAATTTTATCTTTTCCTTCGTCTACAGACAACAAACAAGTAAACACTCGTTTAAAGTGGTACTTTGCGGCCAAGTCCATATAGTCTTTGATTTCTGTTACATTACTATGATTGGGATAAACG
The DNA window shown above is from Enterococcus sp. 4G2_DIV0659 and carries:
- the anmK gene encoding anhydro-N-acetylmuramic acid kinase AnmK: MVYAVGLMSGTSLDGIDAALVDISGKNEQTSVTLIEFLTLPFDKETLKRIRQSLSLEESTVEAICSLNVELGEQFAQAVLAVCEKAAISIEQLAFIGSHGQTLFHIPVKRDHLFPSTLQIGDPAVICERTKTTVVSNFRERDMAVGGQGAPIVPYSEYVLYRSEKSTRILQNIGGIGNLTVIPKAAKQEELIAFDTGPGNVIMNELCLHFFHVEYDKDGNYAKQGRVNEALLEELLAHPYIKKAYPKTTGREEFGKQFTQSLIKRWSLSPVDLIATATMFTAQSIAIAVTPFVQGDTELIIGGGGSYNQTLIAMIKTLLPTVNVMIQEEMGYSSEAKEAIAMAVLANQTIQHGQGNIPSATGAKKSVPLGSITYY
- a CDS encoding DUF871 domain-containing protein, coding for MRRLGISVYPNHSNVTEIKDYMDLAAKYHFKRVFTCLLSVDEGKDKIVSEFKETIHYAKSLGMEVIADVSPKVFGALEISYNDLSFFKEIGADGIRLDMGFTGNEESIMTFNPQELMIELNISSGTCYLENILSYQANGDKLLGCHNFYPHRYTGLSYEHFFETTQIYKEKGIHTAAFVNSPSATIGPWPVEEGLCTLEMHRQWPITTQAKHLWATNLIDDVIIANAFASEEELKALSAIDPYKLTFDCVIEEKTPELERKIVLEEFHFNRGDISDYVVRSTQSRVKYKGHNFTPFNTIDMETGDIIVETSLYAHYAGELQIALLPMENSGKSNVVGHITEADRVLLPYLRPWQKFAFNEVMV